The genomic region TTACAATCGGAATCCGCtgaatacatacatttataaaagATGTGTTAAACCTACGTGTGCTGAAAATATTCAAATAACTCTAATTTATCATCTTTAAGTGCGATTAAGGCATAATTGTTGGTGCGTTTGGATGTTTGTGAGTAAATGCGCCATGATTAGCATGTTAGCTTGATAAGTTTGTGCTGGAAGATAAATAAAACGGCTCAATGGCAGAAATCGCCAATGAATCAAGTTGTATTTCAATTAAAACGTTGTTGTTTGGTGTACATCATATATCTGAGAGCATGATATGGATATAATTCACTAGCGTGTTGTGTATTTACGAGTGTGCTTGTGAAAGCATCTGAATAATGGCAGTAATGCTGTGCAGGAGTTGTTTCTTGTTAACAACTAAACAGATTAGAGTAAAATATTTACAAGACTAGGCTGATTTATTTTTGGTGCAATTGATGTAGAGActcttttaatctattttatataACTTAAACCAAACTATAGTAACATGTATAATGCTGGATTTTAGTGTTTAAAGAATTAAGATGCAAAAGcctctgaaatgttcttctacaATCAGCATTTTCTCAGTCTCCTGTGTTTatgttaggcatgggacgataaccgttttcaaggtatactgtggtttggaaaagtcaaggttttaaaactgccaaatttTTCAAAcagtatctccagaagaaaagatatgcAAAGATGTCTTGTAAATTGTCCAGAAATCTGTGTATTTGatactaatgaagacagcagaagtcaatgattcatttgaattatttagcctgacatgtttactgctccaaaatattataaatctttaacaaaatgttcaaaggggaaaaaaaggttttgttttttacccagacatttaaaaatatcttattttagagcagtgatcacattACAGTGAAACTGTAATATTTTCATCttaggttatcatactgtcagaatcttataccagcccatgcctagtttaTGTTCAGTGATTTCATTTTAaaggaaactttttttttcttttttttttttaacctaaaaaagtgaaattactgaatatAAACAAAGGAGTCTAACAAAAAATGTTATTGgtgtaaagttggctttatattcaaacattcagactttctccctaAAAATATTAGCAACCAGCGAATATCAAGGTAAAACAATGTTCACGGTCATTTAAATAGTTATCAAGTCTTGTATGTGATTACAGACCGAATAATATTTTAAGTAGCGTGGTAAAGAATAAAGGGACCCTGTctcaagttgtcactgaacgaaagtgcgaatataaaaccttCACCTCAATGACAATGTTTATagtagaagaaaatttcagaccgCACTGAAGTGCTATTACATCtgaactctttgttaatgaatgcttcagcataagGCTGGGCgattggcctaaaatcaaaatctcgattgaTTGAACAGTTTAACTTTATTATGATTAATgagcgattattttatttatttattttattttttgcccattatagttcactgacaggttttgcaCAGTAAATATGCTGGCATATTACAAGTGAAATATTTTTGAATGAGGGgtgcattactttattttaaaataattgaaggcaACACGCTATAATCTCCGCATCTATTgatctatttattaattatttatagaacatcaacgttgaacaactgaaattaaaatactcATAACCTAAAACGAACAGCCCCCTTTTTTTCTTataacaaagtgaaaataaatgacttgcacttttagaaaaaaaaattaattatttcatgCTAATTCAATtttaaactaactaaataaagaATTTCAtactaaaagtaaaaaattaagcagtatctcttctaaataaaataactcataACTCAtttatatcctgtaaataatgttttaaacagtgcatttcttgcatcttctgtaaacaaatatttttatgcaaataataatttcattgtaTTAGAAAATATGCCATCTTAAAGCACAGcatccaatcatcgtcaatgtagtgcaaacatgTGACGTGACATACTTTTCTGTAGTATGGTGATAAAAAAAACATGcgtataactgagtaggataaacttttttgcttgataagatgcacataaactacgatgggaacacttttactgaacaaattattgtgttaaaattaaatgtgtgtgaatggacaaaccagccggctgagcacactgtgaaacatctgaaatgttgttttggtcattctaaaacatctgaactgtttcagtattagtgttatatcattaatgacctccagaactgtcaagagcatctgcgcTCTGCGTCTCATGGCTTAAATTTTATTTGCTTTGGCTcatggatggaaacgctgctttattcgcacatcttttatgcgataatccagttttgagcataaagttaatttgcatttttggatggaaacatagctcatAGAAATGCATATGCAAAATAACCAATAAACAAAATGGCTCAGGTCTCTTGAATTGAACATCTTGGAAAAAGTGCAGTCGAAGACAACATGATTAGTGCTCTCTTTCAAAATtctgtatttcctattatatttttcacctgcagaaagtcttatttcttttagtctgATTTAGaatgaaacaaatatataaatgcaaataacttctgtggtcaatattattagcccccccttaaaaaaatattattattattttttgaacaaATCACTGTTTTCCAATAAATtgcctagtcaagcctttaaaggtcaatttaagctgaatactagtgtcttgcaaactaagtagtcaaatattatgtacggtAATCATGGCGAAGACAACAGAAATCAGATGTGTTAAATCTGTTAAACAgcgctaattaaaaataattaatttcacagAAGgactaatatttttatatatgaattGCTGTTGTGTAACTGCAGATTAACTGTGTGGGTTTTTTCTGcgtcttgtttttttaataacatagactttttttttgccaAGCTCTATTTGGAAGGATgcttattgtgaaaagtgctacacATGTAAACTTTGAGTTGAATTGAACAGGAAGGGAGCAGCAGTTCATGGAAGACAGTCAATGTAAGACAGAAGACAGCGGTCATCAGGAGGTATGAGACGCTCAATTCaacaatacacacatatattacctGGATATGCATGAGCAAACATCTGATGaggcatttgttttttattacagGGCGCTGAAGACAGCACAAGAGGTTGGTGTGTTTACGTGTTCCTCTTATATGTGATTATTGGGGTGTGTTACAGAAAGATCctaactttaaaataatatattttaaatataatatatatataatattttggtaAGCAGTTTTGtgcaatttcaatttatttaaaggATTACCTCTTGAGATGCAACGTCTCATTTTTATAAGGGTCCAATAAAGACCCTTTATGTATCCAATAAAGACATGACAaagatacacaaacaaaaaaatactatctCAAATACTGAAGCGTGCTCATTTCAGATTTCGGACGGAAGTTGTTATAGAAGAACATTTCTTAAGGGTGGAAATTATAtttgcatttagtcatttagcagatgctcaAAAGCCACTTAcaaatagggatgcaatgattatagattttggttgtacgattatagtctggtttccactacattcattcattcattcaagattcatcccgccacggctacattacagcttctcattcaaaacattcagtttttttaatagcgagtgataatcgcaccaaaacgtattaaaaggtaagtgaattataacagcgcaaactgttctgtaactgtagtagtgctgtgccaGGATGAATGaggtatagccgttttactttacttcaggacgcattaatacctgaggcattcataaatattcctagcaaatgtaataaattctggagacatactcgttacataaatgcattaaattgcacctcagcagcgtttatttgagagcgctcaagaagatctgcgcgctcttaaagcggcttatatttgagggggcgtgcaagaagttttgtgcacgagctgaagaaatcagcgcgcaagcagagattcacatgctcgtagaTTATTGCATAAATGCGaactcgacttctaatactgcgctcacgacatttgtcattgaaataacgccacatggagttggtagatctgtgtaaaaaaggcctgccgccacagctggaaaaaacgCTAGAGGAAATGCTGAACAATCATGGTTGtcatgattattatcattatgatttattattttaaaacaccaCTAGTTTAGGAAATCACATGAAAACCTGTTATTTATTGTTGCTTAGTAAGCAAATAATACAGCaccaaatattattaaaaacaaacaatagtccgtTTCTCTCTTTGCGCTTAAATAAGGAAaagtttttgtcatttaaacatcattaataattttacactgaaaataaataaataaataaattaattaagaataaataaaaaataatatttgtctaAATCTAAGCATCATATTAGCCAAGTATTTAACTGAACTGTTGTTATCAGCTGTGtttatacatacataatcatttaaaaatttgtaataatttgtctaaCACATCCTTTGTTTACAATGCACTTCATCACAGGCCAAGCGgcttcattggaaataacgaacttgcgcatggaaaagacacaatatgtgaacagcccgtGGCCTGCTTCCTAGGTGTCTTAGGCTACATTCACACCGCAGGCAAATCTGGCCCGAATCTGATTTGACTCGggtgatgacagtgtgaacagcccaaaccgcatggaatctgatattttcaggtcagatctgtgccacttccatatgtagtcttaaatcagatacAGCAACCGCAGTGTGAATGGTTaagtcggatttcatgtgacttttacacaatcttcgagcgacatgcgtcatcattctgtgctgcaaacatcctctactcctcagcagcatagtagaatggcacacagggcgattactggaccacagaaagttggttgttcatgttgaaaaagattttgaaggcaaaactggtgcttgttaactaatCTGGTTAACGATTGAGACACGGGTTGATCGCGAAGCTGAAGCGTCGTgggtgttgcggataggggattCGTGTGCAAAGGAGAGGGAACTTTCTCTCCAAGagaaaaaaagggcaggtgctcgagCTCTCAAACCCCCCTTCTGTACGTGTTTGTTTATaacaaagtaaaatgaaataactctgcaaacggagataaagcaactccgccttcacagttcagtctgtaTTTCTCCATTACCTCTGCTCCTATCAGAATCAAGCTTATAACCATCCTCTCCTTCATCCCGTCCTGCAGAATCAGCCTCCCCCTGTCCTGTTTTCGGGGGTTGGTCGGAGGCCCCTGAGGGAGGGAAGGATGCCAATTGGAGCACTGTGGCCGACGGACAGCCCCCCTCCACGGTGCCGTCGCGATACATGCCCCGTGAGGTGCCACCGCGCTTCCGCAACCAGCAGGAACCCAAAGTGCTACTGAAAAGGGGCCAGCCACCACTGTCCTGCATGCTGCTGGGGGGCGCAAGTGGAGGGGACGCCTCGCCCCGAATTCCCCTGCAGGAGCACGCTGACACCTCAGGTGTGTCACTCACAAAAGCAGAAGACATCTACATGTAGCAGTGAATTAATCACTGTATGTTTTCATGTGTTTCTTCTTTGCTGAtatggtgttttttttctctcacccAGATTCTAAGGTAGATTCAGTTTCTCTGCACTCATCATCTGACGCCTCCGCCACTCCCACTTATGCAAATTACACATGGGGGCGGGGCTCAGGAGGTCAAGCCTCGTCTCAGGGAATGGACAAGGACAGTTCTGATGTAGAGAAATGGCCAAGACCAGAAGACTCATGGAATAGTGACCAGACCCTACATTCTGCCAGGTTGGGAATGGATGAGTCCGCTGACCTGCAAATGGACAGTTCTTCTAAACTCTCTGAACATACCGAAGACAGTGCATCTTTACAGTCTGAGAAAAAAGAAAGCATTAAAGGAGTAATTCAGAATTTCAGCTCTAAGGTCTCTCCGCTTTCTGGAGATCAAGGGGACACTCAAGGTCTAAATCCAAATTATACCCCTGTTGCCCCTGATGGAGATCTCTCAACCAACACTGCCTCCGAGGAGTCTTCTCCCACACCCTTGAGTCCAGCCCATGCACTCTACCAGACACTCCTCAAGAGAGAAGAGCCTGTTACAGGAGATTGGGCAAAGCCTGGACCAAATGGTGGTGCAGCTTCCAGCATGGATTTGTGGGGTACTGTTGAGAATCCTGCTGTGAAGAGCAATGGTGGAAGTTCTGGAGATGGCACCTCTCAGGGAGTGTGGGATGGAGATGCGGTAGGTTCATACAAACAGGCAGCTACAGGACGGACCTCAGACTTCGCAGTTGGTAAATCAAAAGAGGATATGAGCGAGGAGGTAAGCACGGAAAGTTTACACAAATCTCCAGTGTTTGGAAACAATGTGGCTTCAGGAGACGACAATCAGAAAGTAGCTGATGCTTGCGATGGGCCCAAGGGTAAATCGGCTAGCAGTGAGGATGCTCAAAATCTGGTCCAAAGCCCATCCACATGTCACCCAGAAGAAGCCTTACAGAGCATGATCAATCACACTAACCTGGATCCCAAAGTGCTGTGCAACACTGGATGGGGCAAGACTCAGATCAAGCAGAACGTTGCTTGGGATTTCGAGGCAGATGTGGGCAATGCTGGCTGGGATCTGGAAGTGAACACCGAACACGGTAAGGAAGGCTGGCGGGAAACGGGTGATCTTTCCAACTCCAAAATGCAGAAGCAGGAGGTTGGGCATGTGGGTAGGGCTCAAGGGTGGACCGAGCGTGGAGAAATGAGCGTCGGGATTGGTCACAAAGCGAGTGGCTGGGGGGAAGACCAAGAAGGTGCATCCAGAAGGGAAGGAACAGGTTGGAGCCAAGGTGGCGGAAAAGAGTGGACCCCAGTGCCTGATGCTGGAGGCTGGAAGGAAGAGAAAAGCGCAAATCAGAATGAAGGGTCGTGGGGCAGCCCTGAAGATTCGGGACCGCGGAGCGGTGGCTGGGATTGTAAAACCCACCAGGGATGGAGCGAGAAGCTTCCATCACAgataccaaacaaacaaacagcacttAAAACCCAAAATCAACAACCGCAGCAGCAATCGCAAACCCAGCAGCAGATGCCGGGATATCCAAAGGTCTTGCAGGACCGGGCTCGTACAGGAGAGAACGATGAGCAGAGTAAAGGCTCAGGGTGGAGCTGTGGGCCCATCCCTCAGATTGCTTCAGCTGGTGAGCCGAGCGGGTGGGAAGAGCCCTCGCCCCAGTCCATCAGCCGGAAAATGGACATTGACGACGGCACCTCTGCATGGGGCGATCCATCACGATACAGCAGCAAGAACGTCAACCTGTGGGATAAGAACAGCTCACAGCCCCAACAGCAGTCCTCTGGAAGACCGGCTGGAACTCCATCTAAAAACTCTGGTAAGTGTGCAGTAGGGGTGTTGTAAAAATACCCAGAGTgacttaaagcagtgtttctcaaccacgttcctggaagaccaccaTCTCTGCACATTTCCCAAGTCTTAAGTTTATCAGTTAAGCAGAGACTTAATGACCTGTAATGGTCTTTAACCTGTAAAGGAGACATCCACGACGTGCAGTGCTGGGGGTCCTTCAGGAACATGGCTGAGAAACACTGACTTaggggatagtttacccaaaaatgaaagttctgtcatcatttacccattctttgcttgtttcaaacctagaagtttctttctttttaagcaaaagataatatttagaaatagGCCAGAAACTCGCagttattgacttccatagtatttgtttttcctactatggaaactAACAGAAACTACCTACTAACATGAGTAAGAAActcaaagtttagaaccactggagggtgagaaaatagtgagtaaatggaattttttgggtgtactattcCTTTAAAGAATCAAATAGTCCATATATTGCCAcggttatttgtttattgttgtcTTGTTTCATCAGTTTATTCGTTtctatcttgattttttttttccagctataataataatatcaataataatacattttatttaaaatgagcttttctagaagtctaaaataatacaaaacgaccAAAAACAATATAAGAAACTTGCAGCAATGAGGTACACAGTGATATTTTTACTTTTGTAATGCGTATGTGGTGTTTATGTGCAAGTGCGCCCTCTAGCATCCAGGATGATTGCATGTGATCACAGCACATCTTTTTCTAAAATAAGAAGCAGTGTATACTGTATACTGAAGCAGCCAaaccatttcattttattgattaatgcatGTACACGTAATAGGTCCTGCAATATGGACACGCAGCAGTGGCCCCTCCGACTCGTCCATGGAAAGCGGTCCTGCTCCCTGGGTTAAATCATTTGATGGGTCATCTGGCTGGGGGGAATCCAATGAACCTGGGAAAGGTGGATGGGGAAACTCACATTCCCATCCTAATAAGACTGGTAAGAGCTTGTCCAAGTATACACACTCgctacataatataatataatataatataatataatataatataatttaatataacatcCTAATTATTTAGTATTCTTGGTGAAAAGATTGCCTTTAGGATCTATTAAAGGATTAATGTACATCAACAATGAAGATGTCCTGATGATTTAGTCAACCTTGTCATGCAGAAtgttagtttctttcttcagttgttttTCAGATTCTCAGCATATTGTAGATGTTTATGCTCGGCGAATTGATCTTTCAAGCTGCAGCTTCAGTGAATCCtaaaaagtgtaaacaatttCAAGAAAATTAGCAATCGTTTTGCTAGAAAGACACTTAATCCTTACCTGTGGTCATTTAGAGCCCTTTGAAACTGcagtttgaaaaaaattaaaccacTGAGCACCATAGAAGTTTATTAGATGGAGAAGAATCATGcatcagggtgtctgcagggtcttacaaagtattaaaaattgataaatcaatctaaagaaatttaaggcccttgaggtattaaaaagtcttaaatgctattttgcaaggtattaaatttgatgtcatttttgattgtgcaatgtatggttgtatgctaaagctGCCTGACTTAAATCTGtaaatatcaggatgctgtggtAGTTTATGAAACCTATGATATCCTACGAGagttgacatcatgctgctttgtttactgcagtaaccaaagtagcaccattatttctgcagttctataggctaGATGTAATAGATTTTCATTCAGTATATGAactaataagcttgtgcttcatcccgctccattttcgaccatgttgaaatgtattcttttgtttatgatattttatgtatgatactttgttcgaaaatagttttggattaatttcttacattattgtttattaaatatactctaagttaaaatctcgcctgTGTTTCTGGataaaaagtggttataaggtcttaaaatggatggaaagagtcttaaaaaaaaggtcttaaagggtattaaatttcactctctgattgcTGTATATACTCTGCATGTTTTCTCcccaataaaacaaaaatctagaagacattttgaatatttaaataaaactaatgagAATGAAATATTTCTTAGTTCGTTAGCTGTATTTTTATATCGACGGCACATTCATAGAGCTCCCTGTTTTTGTATTTGATTGCAAATATTGCTAAAGTTAAAACTGTTTACTGCAGTATGAAAACACTCCCAAAACACTCTTGCTTTCAATCAAACAGTAAGGGGTGTGAGTAGTAGTTGTGTGATGTAATAGTGGACATATCAGTAAGCCTGTTACGTTATGGCcgtgtttgttttggtgctttcaATCATCAACATTACTTGGCAAAATTTACTGCAGCTTTCATGTGTGGTCATTGTAAAGAGCAGGGCCAGGTTGAATGAAATCCCTTAAGCTAAGAAATCCCTTAGTAAAACTTGGGTTGCTGGAGCAAAAACCTAAAGCCTGTTTCAAACCGCAAGCACGAGTAGAGCGTGAGCAGTGCGTGTATTTTTCggcatccatgttaacagattagagctttaaTACCGCACGCAGTAGCAGCGCGTCGGCAAGAGGCGTGACtgtcgctgaagcagcagtgctgcGATAGTTTTGGTGCTGGGTTTGTTTTTACTGCACTGCTCaggctcaattaaagtgacaatgTATTGATAaagaccaaaaacacattgaatgacagtaaaaagtagcatttTTACCCAATAGATGCAtcgataatatccactgattaatatatagtcaatcaaattaacttaaatgattaaaaatggcaacaaatatttatttaagcccgaactacaaaaccaaatgtaaaacttaatgattttattgttttcttaAGTATTACTACAAAGTCctttgctgtgttcacaccagatgcggaaagCGCGGATAAATAGCGATAACATTTTGGATTTACCCGCtacattcgtgcatcaaatcacTCATCAAATTCACCACACAACAGACGCGGATTCGCATGATGGGCagagcttctgtctgcccggttaCTCTAGCTTCGTTGTTAAATGGCTGACATCGATTTTATTGAgggaatagctgtgtttatgtgctttatgaaggctgaaaaacagctttGATTTGTTTGGAGTAGTGTTTGAGTCCatcagatcctttcagaggtgcacccagatctgtgagctcataaactcctccagaaactgaacctggatgatggaagcatttagcagtgcttctgactgagtcgagcccagtttgatcaactgttgtcAGCGTCAGtaggaggattttttttttcccaggacaccaacaacaggcagtACGTCATAATCaccccccacaagagcaagctcctgattggttaacgcggcgtgAATGTcaactgaagttcagattttcgaacttgAACAATTCGCTTGAAACATGCGATATGCGTGTTAAGCTCATCAATCATGCGAAGCACTCAACTCGTGCCACTTCATTCGCATGAATCGCGTCATTCGTGCGTATCGTACCGCAGGATGTCCATTCAcgcctttgcattgacttaacatgtaactcactcacgcttgacgcttcttctgtagctggtgtgaacgcagcattagtaATCATGTCtcattaacaaatttaagtgaccAAAACGGCTCCCTCAACTGAGCAAAGGCCACTCAAAATGGAAGCGTTCTCacctaaataaaatgtttatatacaaGACTTACAGGAttgtaaaaaccaaaacaaaaaacatagataaataattgaataaaaccaTTAATGAGCTAACTAATGAACGCAGCGTGATAATGATAACACGTCTGCATCCATTTGAAACTGTAGCTGCAGTGCAGCTTCCAAAAGCCAGCCGAGTGTTATACATACACAATGTCGAGGTCGACACGATAAGCGAACAGAGAGAAATGGCATAGATGATGTGTATAGCAGAGTCCTTGCAAGACAAGCTTTCATGGTTCGTTACGATCTG from Danio aesculapii chromosome 3, fDanAes4.1, whole genome shotgun sequence harbors:
- the tnrc6bb.1 gene encoding trinucleotide repeat-containing gene 6B protein isoform X2, whose translation is MEDSQCKTEDSGHQEGAEDSTRESASPCPVFGGWSEAPEGGKDANWSTVADGQPPSTVPSRYMPREVPPRFRNQQEPKVLLKRGQPPLSCMLLGGASGGDASPRIPLQEHADTSDSKVDSVSLHSSSDASATPTYANYTWGRGSGGQASSQGMDKDSSDVEKWPRPEDSWNSDQTLHSARLGMDESADLQMDSSSKLSEHTEDSASLQSEKKESIKGVIQNFSSKVSPLSGDQGDTQGLNPNYTPVAPDGDLSTNTASEESSPTPLSPAHALYQTLLKREEPVTGDWAKPGPNGGAASSMDLWGTVENPAVKSNGGSSGDGTSQGVWDGDAVGSYKQAATGRTSDFAVGKSKEDMSEEVSTESLHKSPVFGNNVASGDDNQKVADACDGPKGKSASSEDAQNLVQSPSTCHPEEALQSMINHTNLDPKVLCNTGWGKTQIKQNVAWDFEADVGNAGWDLEVNTEHGKEGWRETGDLSNSKMQKQEVGHVGRAQGWTERGEMSVGIGHKASGWGEDQEGASRREGTGWSQGGGKEWTPVPDAGGWKEEKSANQNEGSWGSPEDSGPRSGGWDCKTHQGWSEKLPSQIPNKQTALKTQNQQPQQQSQTQQQMPGYPKVLQDRARTGENDEQSKGSGWSCGPIPQIASAGEPSGWEEPSPQSISRKMDIDDGTSAWGDPSRYSSKNVNLWDKNSSQPQQQSSGRPAGTPSKNSGPAIWTRSSGPSDSSMESGPAPWVKSFDGSSGWGESNEPGKGGWGNSHSHPNKTGSKSMQEGWGDEGSNSSRHSSWEEEDGGVWGGRGSQSNMSSSYSSGGWGQSQGSRRLSSKSPLKGNSGDSWVSPVSRQFSNMGVTDDDSSMGHDNRHDRRGVNDGEMRRGGRTGGAFRSQTAKETSCGESGPYLDKVGGHGMFGGGIPPMRGMHQAGVHPLNPSPGIRAQVPHQFLPPQVPGPMLKPMAPPSGGMFPPQLSPQHIAMLGGINPHMQQFQLACQLLLQQQQQQQQFLNQRKFSPPLRQQHDPQQLARIMAILQQQQQQGVVGPKLSPSPLGAHIPKHPDTHLHHLGLNTHKPPEAAVHAAIGGSELHNKAPAAYTGAVKLPDGSSFSQYDVLGSGWHRSAAGKVDASPSPNPSWPPEFQPGVPWKGLPSHEPDPYMTPAGMLGSSLLSDTEHHLLQDNTAKYTELKSSWPPEPIGHSKSWRTNRNASQMPRPPPGLSSQKQPWVEEGPRMARAWGGGASGTDTPFKSEWSDGGASAGKSWLLLRNLTPQIDGSTLRTICLQHGPLLTFHLGLTQGSALIRYCSPHEAAKAQSALHMCVLGNTTILAEFMSEEDVIRYFTHSQAAGVAGSPEVSPGSDSREGERAAGVPDGDTPVSWQGLDGAPGSTVEVPGLAILSQWSNNAGEGAGKGVWGGVAPGYHGGSLWGAPQLEDGTAGLLPGNLLGGGTDSL
- the tnrc6bb.1 gene encoding trinucleotide repeat-containing gene 6B protein isoform X1, yielding MEDSQCKTEDSGHQEGAEDSTRESASPCPVFGGWSEAPEGGKDANWSTVADGQPPSTVPSRYMPREVPPRFRNQQEPKVLLKRGQPPLSCMLLGGASGGDASPRIPLQEHADTSDSKVDSVSLHSSSDASATPTYANYTWGRGSGGQASSQGMDKDSSDVEKWPRPEDSWNSDQTLHSARLGMDESADLQMDSSSKLSEHTEDSASLQSEKKESIKGVIQNFSSKVSPLSGDQGDTQGLNPNYTPVAPDGDLSTNTASEESSPTPLSPAHALYQTLLKREEPVTGDWAKPGPNGGAASSMDLWGTVENPAVKSNGGSSGDGTSQGVWDGDAVGSYKQAATGRTSDFAVGKSKEDMSEEVSTESLHKSPVFGNNVASGDDNQKVADACDGPKGKSASSEDAQNLVQSPSTCHPEEALQSMINHTNLDPKVLCNTGWGKTQIKQNVAWDFEADVGNAGWDLEVNTEHGKEGWRETGDLSNSKMQKQEVGHVGRAQGWTERGEMSVGIGHKASGWGEDQEGASRREGTGWSQGGGKEWTPVPDAGGWKEEKSANQNEGSWGSPEDSGPRSGGWDCKTHQGWSEKLPSQIPNKQTALKTQNQQPQQQSQTQQQMPGYPKVLQDRARTGENDEQSKGSGWSCGPIPQIASAGEPSGWEEPSPQSISRKMDIDDGTSAWGDPSRYSSKNVNLWDKNSSQPQQQSSGRPAGTPSKNSGPAIWTRSSGPSDSSMESGPAPWVKSFDGSSGWGESNEPGKGGWGNSHSHPNKTGSKSMQEGWGDEGSNSSRHSSWEEEDGGVWGGRGSQSNMSSSYSSGGWGQSQGSRRLSSKSPLKGNSGDSWVSPVSRQFSNMGVTDDDSSMGHDNRHDRRGVNDGEMRRGGRTGGAFRSQTAKETSCGESGPYLDKVGGHGMFGGGIPPMRGMHQAGVHPLNPSPGIRAQVPHQFLPPQVPGPMLKPMAPPSGGMFPPQLSPQHIAMLGGINPHMQQFQLACQLLLQQQQQQQQFLNQRKFSPPLRQQHDPQQLARIMAILQQQQQQGVVGPKLSPSPLGAHIPKHPDTHLHHLGLNTHKPPEAAVHAAIGGSELHNKAPAAYTGAVKLPDGSSFSQYDVLGSGWHRSAAGKVDASPSPNPSWPPEFQPGVPWKGLPSHEPDPYMTPAGMLGSSLLSDTEHHLLQDNTGSNSVNTCMPSTGAWPYSASDPPLTAHGTAKYTELKSSWPPEPIGHSKSWRTNRNASQMPRPPPGLSSQKQPWVEEGPRMARAWGGGASGTDTPFKSEWSDGGASAGKSWLLLRNLTPQIDGSTLRTICLQHGPLLTFHLGLTQGSALIRYCSPHEAAKAQSALHMCVLGNTTILAEFMSEEDVIRYFTHSQAAGVAGSPEVSPGSDSREGERAAGVPDGDTPVSWQGLDGAPGSTVEVPGLAILSQWSNNAGEGAGKGVWGGVAPGYHGGSLWGAPQLEDGTAGLLPGNLLGGGTDSL